The following proteins come from a genomic window of Pyxidicoccus sp. MSG2:
- a CDS encoding ester cyclase, whose amino-acid sequence MATLDNAAVIREFYRAFNEKDLDLVRTVMHADAIVQSIPFDETEKLIDHCESWATALPDGKVDVTNLIVQGDRVVAEITGRGTHEGPFKGPGDVTIPPSNRAIEIRLIEVFELRDGKIAEMRQYYDALSFMTQLGIGARPGLAREAEASRPDARH is encoded by the coding sequence ATGGCAACCCTCGACAATGCGGCCGTCATCCGGGAGTTCTACCGGGCCTTCAATGAGAAGGACCTCGACCTCGTCCGCACCGTGATGCACGCGGATGCCATCGTGCAGAGCATCCCCTTCGACGAGACGGAGAAGCTCATCGACCACTGTGAGAGCTGGGCCACCGCTCTGCCGGACGGGAAGGTCGACGTCACCAACCTCATCGTCCAGGGAGACCGGGTCGTCGCGGAAATCACCGGGCGGGGTACGCACGAAGGCCCTTTCAAGGGGCCGGGGGACGTGACGATTCCGCCCTCGAACCGCGCCATCGAGATACGCCTCATCGAGGTCTTCGAGCTCCGCGATGGGAAGATCGCCGAGATGCGCCAGTACTACGACGCGCTGAGCTTCATGACCCAGCTCGGCATCGGCGCCCGGCCCGGCCTCGCCCGGGAGGCGGAGGCCTCCAGGCCCGACGCCCGGCACTGA
- a CDS encoding serine/threonine-protein kinase, translating into MRAEKVYSVVKTLGQGGMAKLFLAYSHLRRENVVLKQMTLKADEAGRRSFLNEALLSLKLTHPNIVRVYDVFESQGQLFIEMEWIPGRSLEQLLRARAASGLPANIVCRVMYDVCQALHAAHHATDSHGRRLEVVHRDVKPSNVMVGLGGVTKVIDFGIAWSARATAPAAHELFFTPGYLAPERAVELLRSVPGSDEGLPSEPIPVDGRSDQFCAGVLLFEMLTGRLPIPPPADVSVSVPSQVAHCQQLARCQVDVSALPPGLADVAAKALARRPEDRYGSCQEMAEALARACPLASPEEVGRFLRECFPEAQREAEEGQRVPDATAELRTLAIGAMPGPAVLEPRRAPHVPSLPGARGEPAWATAGALNGGSQDLPAPPPERKPSRWGWGLAFVLVLGAAGAVMLREDGWQSVEAVLREHGGPVLDAVLGGKEAPPGEPVTPVPAPAEVPPASPVAQPETAPEVPAREAPSVPAPPSRKKEGRHGTGAAAMAAGVQPMEPPVMGSVDAGSPTQAEPSLNTEAGGTLVDDAAGGGAPRLEKQAEPEDAAPGDGSPAGALEADTGRAEAPVSGEVPPPPSDEPRPSSPATEGGARDAEAAPPSGAVAAPDAGVEAAPGPQEP; encoded by the coding sequence GTGAGAGCGGAAAAGGTGTACTCGGTCGTCAAGACGCTGGGCCAGGGAGGGATGGCGAAGCTGTTCCTCGCCTACTCGCACCTCCGCCGCGAGAACGTGGTCCTCAAGCAGATGACGCTGAAGGCCGACGAGGCCGGCCGCCGGAGCTTCCTCAACGAGGCGCTCCTCAGCCTGAAGCTCACGCATCCCAACATCGTCCGCGTCTACGACGTCTTCGAGAGCCAGGGCCAGCTCTTCATCGAGATGGAGTGGATTCCGGGCCGGAGCCTGGAGCAGCTCCTCCGGGCCCGCGCGGCCTCGGGGCTCCCCGCCAACATCGTCTGCCGGGTGATGTACGACGTGTGCCAGGCGCTGCATGCGGCGCACCACGCCACGGACTCGCATGGCCGGCGGCTGGAGGTGGTGCACCGGGACGTCAAGCCGTCGAACGTAATGGTGGGCCTGGGCGGCGTCACCAAGGTCATCGACTTCGGCATCGCCTGGTCCGCGCGGGCGACGGCGCCGGCCGCGCATGAGCTGTTCTTCACGCCGGGCTACCTCGCGCCGGAGCGGGCGGTGGAGCTGCTCAGGTCGGTGCCCGGGAGCGATGAGGGCCTTCCGTCGGAGCCGATACCGGTGGATGGCCGGAGCGACCAGTTCTGCGCGGGCGTGCTCCTCTTCGAGATGCTGACGGGCCGGCTGCCCATTCCTCCGCCCGCGGATGTCTCCGTCTCCGTTCCCAGCCAGGTGGCGCACTGCCAGCAGCTCGCACGGTGCCAGGTGGACGTGTCGGCGCTGCCGCCGGGGCTGGCGGACGTCGCCGCGAAGGCCCTCGCGCGCAGGCCGGAGGACCGCTACGGCTCGTGTCAGGAGATGGCGGAGGCCCTGGCGCGGGCCTGTCCCCTGGCGAGCCCGGAAGAGGTGGGACGTTTCCTGCGCGAGTGCTTCCCCGAGGCGCAGCGGGAGGCGGAAGAGGGCCAGCGGGTGCCGGATGCGACCGCGGAGCTCCGCACCCTGGCCATTGGCGCCATGCCCGGACCCGCCGTCCTGGAGCCGCGAAGGGCGCCGCACGTGCCTTCACTGCCCGGTGCCCGCGGAGAGCCCGCCTGGGCCACCGCGGGGGCACTGAACGGCGGGAGCCAGGACCTCCCGGCACCGCCGCCCGAGCGCAAACCGTCGCGGTGGGGATGGGGCCTGGCCTTCGTCCTGGTGCTCGGTGCGGCCGGAGCGGTGATGCTCCGAGAGGATGGATGGCAGTCGGTGGAGGCGGTGCTCCGTGAGCACGGGGGGCCCGTGCTGGATGCGGTGCTCGGTGGGAAGGAGGCGCCGCCGGGGGAGCCGGTCACGCCGGTGCCCGCGCCCGCCGAGGTGCCACCTGCGAGTCCCGTGGCGCAGCCGGAGACAGCTCCGGAGGTGCCGGCCCGCGAAGCCCCCTCCGTCCCGGCCCCGCCGAGCAGGAAGAAGGAAGGACGGCATGGCACGGGGGCCGCCGCCATGGCCGCCGGGGTGCAGCCGATGGAGCCACCGGTCATGGGCAGCGTGGACGCGGGCAGCCCCACCCAGGCGGAGCCTTCCCTGAACACGGAGGCCGGAGGCACCCTCGTGGACGACGCGGCAGGTGGAGGCGCGCCTCGCCTGGAGAAGCAGGCGGAGCCCGAGGATGCAGCCCCGGGCGACGGCTCCCCGGCGGGAGCGCTGGAAGCGGACACAGGCCGGGCCGAGGCGCCCGTCTCCGGCGAGGTTCCGCCGCCGCCCTCGGATGAGCCCCGGCCTTCGAGTCCGGCGACGGAGGGCGGCGCGCGCGATGCGGAGGCCGCTCCGCCGTCAGGGGCCGTGGCTGCGCCCGATGCCGGTGTGGAAGCCGCGCCCGGCCCCCAGGAGCCCTAG
- the aac(3) gene encoding aminoglycoside 3-N-acetyltransferase, whose translation MTRTPATRTSLTDDLRRMGLGAGERVMVHAGLRSLGPVLGGVNAVVQALLDTVGADGTVMAYMDWEMGVEPEDFEDARLREEIPTFDKRIARASRDHGILAETIRTWPGAVRSDHPDAGVAAIGARAEWLCADHPLQYGYGAGSPLHKLTEAGGKVLMLGAPLDTLTVLHHAEHVANIPGKRITRYQRPMWVDGERRWVDFEEFDTREPVTDALLASGEDYFTAIAEQCLAEGGGRAGRVAQGLSHLFDARHLVKCGVAWLEAHAR comes from the coding sequence ATGACGAGGACGCCCGCGACGCGTACGAGCTTGACGGACGATTTGCGCCGCATGGGATTGGGTGCTGGCGAGCGGGTGATGGTTCATGCCGGCCTCCGGAGCCTGGGCCCCGTGCTCGGCGGTGTGAATGCCGTGGTGCAGGCGCTGCTCGACACGGTGGGCGCCGACGGTACGGTGATGGCGTACATGGACTGGGAGATGGGGGTCGAACCGGAGGACTTCGAGGACGCGCGCCTGCGTGAGGAGATTCCCACGTTCGACAAGCGCATCGCGCGAGCGAGCCGGGACCATGGGATTCTCGCGGAGACGATTCGCACCTGGCCCGGGGCGGTCCGGAGCGACCACCCGGATGCCGGCGTGGCGGCGATAGGTGCGCGCGCGGAGTGGCTCTGCGCGGACCACCCGCTGCAGTACGGGTATGGCGCGGGCTCTCCGCTGCACAAGCTGACGGAGGCGGGCGGCAAGGTGTTGATGCTCGGCGCGCCGCTCGACACGCTGACGGTGCTGCATCACGCGGAGCACGTGGCGAACATCCCCGGCAAACGAATCACGCGGTACCAGCGGCCCATGTGGGTGGACGGCGAGCGGCGCTGGGTGGACTTCGAGGAGTTCGACACCCGCGAGCCGGTGACGGACGCGCTGCTCGCTTCCGGAGAGGACTACTTCACGGCCATCGCGGAGCAGTGCCTCGCGGAGGGGGGCGGCCGCGCGGGCCGGGTCGCGCAGGGGCTGTCCCATCTGTTCGACGCACGCCACCTGGTGAAGTGCGGCGTGGCCTGGCTGGAAGCGCACGCACGCTGA
- a CDS encoding cytochrome P450, whose product MTSQNARAGDAVAAFNPMAPDQIENPYALYARLRRENPVFHSPMFDLWVVTRYEDIAEVERDTARFSSVGALDARAEPHPEVRNILKQGYSQFLSLVQSDPPDHTRIRAVFGRALSAQRIAAMEPSIRATTNGLIDGFVDDGQGDLVQQFAYALPAFVICDLLGVPRADMQQLKGWSDDKTLLMSATAPVEQQVESAHGFIAMERYFKEKIHERSRKPREDLLTLLVPQSMGGTAPLSEQEAVCNAMDLFSAGHETTTGLIGNGVWLLLNSPEQLKEVKEDPSLLPGAIEEILRKEPPVRGFFRQVTADTTLGGVSLPKGSRLFILYESGNHDETQFPEPDRFDIRRADAKKHMAFGKGIHFCVGAQLAKLEGRIAFEQLLKRLPNLRLRTDEPTVRRPYLMLRGFEHLPIAWDVPA is encoded by the coding sequence ATGACCAGTCAGAATGCGCGCGCCGGAGATGCCGTGGCCGCCTTCAACCCGATGGCGCCGGACCAGATTGAGAACCCCTACGCGCTGTACGCGCGGCTGCGCCGCGAGAACCCCGTCTTCCACAGCCCCATGTTCGACCTGTGGGTCGTCACCCGCTACGAGGACATCGCCGAGGTGGAGCGGGACACGGCGCGCTTCTCCTCGGTGGGAGCGCTCGATGCCCGGGCCGAGCCGCACCCCGAGGTGCGCAACATCCTCAAGCAGGGCTACTCGCAGTTCCTCTCCCTCGTGCAGAGCGACCCGCCGGACCACACGCGCATCCGCGCCGTGTTCGGCCGGGCCTTGAGCGCCCAGCGTATCGCCGCGATGGAGCCCTCCATCCGGGCGACGACGAACGGGCTCATCGACGGCTTCGTGGACGACGGCCAGGGGGACCTGGTGCAGCAGTTCGCGTATGCGCTGCCCGCCTTCGTCATCTGCGACCTGCTCGGCGTGCCGCGCGCGGACATGCAGCAGCTCAAGGGCTGGTCCGACGACAAGACGCTCTTGATGTCGGCGACGGCTCCCGTCGAGCAGCAGGTCGAGAGCGCGCACGGCTTCATCGCCATGGAGCGCTACTTCAAGGAGAAGATCCACGAGCGCAGCCGCAAGCCGCGCGAGGACCTGCTCACGCTCCTGGTTCCGCAGTCGATGGGAGGCACCGCGCCATTGAGCGAGCAGGAGGCGGTCTGCAACGCCATGGACCTGTTCTCCGCCGGCCACGAGACGACGACGGGCCTCATCGGCAACGGCGTGTGGCTGCTCCTCAACTCCCCCGAGCAGCTCAAGGAGGTGAAGGAGGACCCGAGCCTGCTGCCCGGCGCCATCGAGGAGATTCTGCGCAAGGAGCCGCCCGTGCGCGGCTTCTTCCGCCAGGTGACGGCGGACACCACGCTCGGCGGTGTCTCGCTTCCGAAGGGCTCGCGGCTGTTCATCCTGTACGAGTCCGGCAACCACGACGAGACGCAGTTCCCCGAGCCGGACCGCTTCGACATCCGCCGCGCGGACGCGAAGAAGCACATGGCGTTCGGCAAGGGCATCCACTTCTGCGTGGGCGCCCAGCTCGCGAAGCTGGAGGGGCGGATTGCCTTCGAGCAGCTCCTGAAGCGGCTGCCCAACCTGCGGCTGCGCACGGATGAGCCCACGGTGCGACGGCCGTACCTCATGCTGCGCGGCTTCGAGCACCTGCCCATCGCCTGGGACGTGCCGGCGTAG
- a CDS encoding FIST signal transduction protein, translated as MGVALHIGASDALEPRLAAETAVCQALEGTEAPVLALAFCTEQYDSAALAGALGHELGSIPWAGCSAAGVIAGERLLWQGLVVGVLAGDVRAGVGVAGPVSRSPFESGRKAVEDALMGFGAPPPERRRAVILLPDAFSANGCQVVQGATREAGAGVAWAGGGAGDNLHFVRTAQFAFGHTYQDHVVAVVLDADRPFGVGLQHGWSPYGPPVLATQTRGPAVVDLDFSNAFDVYRSTAAHRGDAVGRDDFSHFAMLHPLGIPGAAGSYAIRDPLSVEADGALRCLAEVPDGTLLRVMEGDPEALIAAAALAATEARERVGGEPAFALVFDCVSRARVLGPRIMEELRAMHTALGRKVPMMGCLTFGEVGSFGVSLPQFHNKTSVLLSLPA; from the coding sequence ATGGGAGTGGCACTGCATATCGGGGCGAGCGACGCCCTGGAGCCACGCCTCGCGGCCGAGACGGCGGTGTGCCAGGCACTGGAAGGCACGGAGGCTCCCGTGCTGGCGCTCGCCTTCTGCACGGAGCAGTACGACTCCGCGGCCCTCGCGGGCGCGCTCGGACATGAGTTGGGGAGCATTCCGTGGGCCGGGTGCTCGGCGGCCGGTGTCATCGCGGGGGAGCGGCTGCTCTGGCAGGGCCTGGTGGTGGGAGTCCTCGCCGGGGACGTGCGGGCGGGCGTGGGCGTGGCGGGGCCGGTGAGCCGCAGTCCCTTCGAGTCCGGCCGCAAGGCGGTCGAGGACGCCCTCATGGGCTTCGGCGCTCCTCCTCCCGAGCGCCGCCGCGCGGTCATCCTCCTGCCGGATGCCTTCAGCGCCAACGGGTGCCAGGTGGTGCAGGGCGCCACCCGCGAAGCCGGGGCCGGGGTGGCGTGGGCGGGCGGCGGCGCGGGCGACAACCTGCACTTCGTCCGGACCGCGCAGTTCGCCTTCGGCCACACCTACCAGGACCATGTGGTCGCGGTGGTGCTCGATGCCGACCGTCCCTTCGGCGTGGGGCTGCAACACGGATGGAGCCCCTATGGGCCTCCGGTACTGGCCACCCAGACGCGAGGCCCGGCCGTGGTGGACCTCGACTTCTCCAACGCCTTCGACGTGTACCGCAGCACCGCCGCGCACCGGGGGGACGCGGTGGGCCGCGACGACTTCAGCCACTTCGCCATGCTGCACCCGCTGGGCATCCCCGGCGCCGCGGGCAGCTATGCCATCCGAGACCCCCTCTCCGTGGAGGCGGATGGCGCCCTGCGCTGCCTGGCCGAAGTCCCGGACGGCACCCTGCTGCGGGTGATGGAAGGCGACCCCGAGGCCCTCATCGCCGCCGCGGCCCTGGCGGCGACGGAGGCCCGGGAGCGTGTCGGCGGGGAGCCGGCCTTCGCGCTGGTGTTCGACTGCGTCTCGCGTGCCCGCGTGCTGGGCCCGCGCATCATGGAGGAGCTGCGCGCGATGCACACCGCGCTCGGAAGGAAGGTGCCGATGATGGGGTGCCTCACCTTCGGTGAGGTGGGCTCCTTCGGGGTGTCCCTGCCCCAGTTCCACAACAAGACCTCCGTCCTGCTGTCGCTGCCGGCATGA